From Haliotis asinina isolate JCU_RB_2024 chromosome 8, JCU_Hal_asi_v2, whole genome shotgun sequence, a single genomic window includes:
- the LOC137294503 gene encoding circularly permutated Ras protein 1-like, which produces MDFGSHFVYVGEDEEEVINSDSSSEEEETEGDAKECMLDILDTAGQEEYSAMRNVYTRSAQGFIIVYDITNRESFDEANAMFTFLEKCKQGEKFYAVLCGNKSDLDAQRVVSTAEGNDLASQKKVPFRETSAKTGDNVREAIDELLRTIPRHGIEYKLATLGSGGVGKSSVTLRLVQDTFVENYDPTIEDSYRKMINVTGLPKMEAKQKKMRFSASAQAQASDGLQQQSATSYGAKKKGGVMSSLKRVFSGRRRAQAAPNIASPPPPPPPLAAASRTPLKTKKIDGNVVHIPLGTLADDPQLVTGDPVRCSRCDAVLCQTSVLVEDGDTRQWTCEYCGKVNKNLEVTGEEIPKELMFDYMLSPATEKEEEEEDKEEVVQKVTPGIIVYCMDISGSMDSRAAVPELQAAWKQARSGEELEAKSRLECIKEAVMRQVELLKQEQPEKQVMLVLFDSEIEIVGDGTGRSHKVTGVDMNNFDALIKEGQKQAKKNDIKPLRLSHDNLMEKVADLHTRGCTALGPALAICAGFVSDVPSSEIVLCTDGAPNSGIGSSTGNTRDSFYTRIGAYARSKNIVINIMAVEGESVGMQYVSACALASGGTINVLNPLEIVRQLRVIWQNKVVASSVHVTFLLHPSLVFVEEGYPKDCSRLVKEVGNALKDSDLTFNFKLKDPGNIPDVEELPFQVQITYTRKNGMKCLRVMCKSHKLTKDRKVMEENINVAVVGLATMQKTAEMTKNRAPLQARAQLLAAKNMLKRGAKTVEQREERFAFLNECEEFESDISCNLREWQLGEATDMSHRIAHKSRQANLDRFHGAKKKMAAVQKRQVSNSKAYDAYRNYKC; this is translated from the exons atggattttggcagccattttgtgtatgttggtgaagatgaagaagaagtgATCAACTCTGATTCATCTTCAGAAGAAGAGGAGACAGAAGGAGATGCCAAG GAATGTATGCTGGACATTCTGGACACTGCTGGACAGGAGGAGTACTCAGCAATGCGAAATGTTTACACACGGTCAGCTCAAGGCTTTATCATTGTGTATGACATCACGAACAGGGAGTCCTTCGATGAAGCAAATGCCATGTTTACCTTCCTGGAAAAATGCAAGCAGGGAGAAAAGTTTTATGCT GTTCTTTGTGGCAACAAATCTGATCTGGATGCCCAGCGAGTTGTTTCCACAGCAGAAGGTAACGACCTGGCCAGTCAGAAGAAAGTGCCCTTCCGGGAGACATCAGCCAAAACAGGGGACAATGTCAGGGAAGCTATTGACGAACTGCTCAGGACAATCCCTCGCCATGGAATTGAATATAAG CTGGCAACACTTGGTTCAGGTGGAGTGGGCAAGTCTTCGGTCACCTTGCGTCTCGTGCAAGACACGTTTGTTGAAAACTATGACCCCACCATTGAAGATTCCTACAGGAAGATGATCAATGTGACAGGCCTTCCTAAGATGGAGGcgaaacaaaagaaaatgaggTTTTCAGCATCTGCTCAAGCTCAGGCGTCTGATGGACTGCAACAACAGAGTGCTACCTCATATGGTG CCAAGAAGAAGGGCGGTGTCATGTCCAGCTTGAAGAGAGTGTTCAGTGGAAGAAGGCGAGCCCAGGCAGCACCCAATATTGCTTCACCTCCACCGCCACCTCCACCACTGGCAGCAGCGAGTAGGACACCATTGAAGACAAAGAAGATTGATGGCAACGTCGTTCACATTCCCCTTGGTACACTGGCAGATGACCCACAGCTTGTGACCGGGGATCCAGTTCGATGCAGCAGATGTGATGCTGTTCTGTGCCAAACGTCAGTCCTTGTAGAAGATGGAGATACACGACAGTGGACATG TGAGTACTGTGGGAAAGTGAACAAAAATCTAGAAGTGACAGGAGAGGAGATACcaaaagagttgatgtttgaCTACATGTTGAGTCCAGCaacagaaaaagaagaagaggaggaggacaAGGAGGAGGTTGTCCAGAAGGTCACACCAGGAATTATTGTGTACTGCATGGACATCAGTGGCTCAATGGACTCCAGAGCAGCTGTCCCAGAACTACAAG CGGCATGGAAGCAGGCAAGAAGTGGAGAGGAGCTGGAGGCAAAATCACGACTAGAGTGCATCAAGGAGGCTGTGATGAG ACAAGTAGAGTTGCTGAAACAAGAACAACCCGAAAAGCAGGTGATGTTGGTCCTCTTTGACTCAGAGATTGAGATTGTAGGCGACGGGACTGGACGCAGCCACAAGGTCACTGGAGTTGACATGAACAACTTTGATGCCCTCATCAAGGAGGGACAAAAGCAAGCCAAGAAGAATGACATCAAACCTCTGCGACTTTCTCATGA CAATTTGATGGAGAAGGTGGCAGATCTGCACACACGAGGCTGCACAGCTCTTGGCCCTGCGCTAGCAATATGTGCTGGGTTTGTGAGCGATGTGCCTTCGTCTGAGATTGTGCTATGTACTGATGGGGCGCCAAACTCTGGAATCGGTTCTTCGACTGGCAATACCCGTGATTCATTCTATACAAGG ATCGGTGCATATGCTCGTTCAAAGAACATTGTCATCAACATCATGGCTGTGGAGGGAGAGTCTGTCGGGATGCAGTATGTCAGTGCATGTGCACTGGCTTCAGGCGGCACCATCAATGTCCTCAACCCTTTGGAGATTGTGAGGCAGCTGCGAGTGATCTGGCAGAACAAGGTTGTGGCTTCATCAGTTCATGTCACTTTCTTGCTGCATCCATCGCTTGTGTTTGTTGAAGAAGGATATCCAAAG GACTGCAGTAGGTTGGTGAAGGAGGTGGGAAATGCCCTGAAGGACTCTGACCTCACTTTCAACTTCAAGCTCAAAGATccgggcaatattccagatgttGAGGAACTGCCTTTCCAG GTTCAGATCACCTACACCCGCAAGAATGGTATGAAGTGTCTCCGGGTCATGTGCAAGAGTCACAAGCTCACCAAGGACAGAAAAGTGATGGAAGAG aACATCAATGTGGCCGTTGTTGGATTAGCCACGATGCAGAAGACAGCCGAGATGACAAAGAACAGAGCTCCACTACAAGCCAGGGCACAGTT ACTGGCAGCCAAGAATATGCTGAAAAGAGGTGCTAAGACTGTGGAGCAACGTGAAGAGCGATTTGCTTTCCTGAACGAATGTGAAGAATTTGAAAGTGACATTAGCTGCAATTTGCGTGAGTGG CAATTAGGTGAAGCAACTGACATGTCCCACAGAATTGCTCACAAGTCACGCCAGGCCAACTTGGACCGGTTCCATGGAGCAAAGAAGAAAATGGCTGCAGTCCAGAAGCGCCAAGTCAGCAATAGTAAAGCTTATGATGCGTATCGGAATTATAAGTGTTAA